From a single Sulfolobus sp. E5-1-F genomic region:
- a CDS encoding transcription elongation factor NusA has product MKMKIPLDYVCVRSGLLCNRCQSLIDSGEVFEYEVEIIKVLLDLEETQFKELKDCTYHKAYKVDDLLILLVTSGPEMTQQKWIKIARILQDKLNIKVRVLEKTNSIKNSAVQLLSPARVLGVNTVWMPDGSVQYVIRVSRSERRLLPAEAQLLESALTKIHSTPVRIRVE; this is encoded by the coding sequence ATGAAGATGAAGATCCCCCTAGATTACGTTTGCGTTAGAAGTGGACTTCTTTGCAATAGATGCCAGTCACTTATAGATAGTGGAGAAGTATTTGAATATGAAGTTGAAATAATAAAGGTACTATTAGATCTAGAGGAAACACAGTTCAAAGAACTTAAAGATTGTACATATCATAAAGCTTACAAGGTAGACGATCTACTAATACTATTAGTTACGAGTGGACCTGAGATGACTCAACAAAAGTGGATCAAAATAGCAAGAATCCTGCAGGATAAACTAAACATAAAGGTGAGAGTCTTAGAAAAAACTAATAGCATAAAGAATAGTGCAGTTCAATTACTCTCACCAGCTAGAGTACTTGGCGTAAATACCGTATGGATGCCAGATGGCTCAGTTCAATACGTAATTCGTGTATCCAGATCAGAAAGAAGATTACTACCAGCTGAAGCGCAACTTTTAGAGTCAGCATTAACTAAAATACATTCAACGCCAGTAAGAATAAGGGTAGAGTAA
- a CDS encoding 50S ribosomal protein L40e, protein MPLTDPAKLQIVQQRVFLKKVCRKCGALNPIRATKCRRCHSTNLRLKKKELPTKKG, encoded by the coding sequence ATGCCGCTAACCGATCCCGCGAAATTACAAATAGTGCAGCAAAGAGTATTTTTGAAAAAGGTATGCAGAAAATGCGGAGCTCTCAATCCTATAAGGGCAACCAAATGTAGGCGATGTCATAGTACAAACTTAAGATTGAAGAAGAAGGAACTACCAACTAAGAAAGGCTAA
- a CDS encoding nucleotidyltransferase encodes MIPFSKVGEVLHELQDLTKFIIIGDTIVDISLKRKGTESDVDLFALDISVLVDDDKIRNFAYERGWDYGRTPIDTPRLLAPIDDEQLQIDLYENIQDFFVPKEILDSAINIKIGAYEFKSIRLEDYILLKANAFREEDEDELKTLVYLLGEGKISIDKEYLKEHVKTFEENSNSIKERLSIIGIKI; translated from the coding sequence TTGATACCGTTTAGTAAGGTAGGAGAAGTTCTTCACGAATTACAAGATCTTACAAAATTCATTATAATTGGAGACACAATAGTAGATATTTCACTAAAGAGAAAAGGGACTGAGAGTGATGTAGACTTGTTTGCCCTAGATATAAGTGTCTTAGTAGACGATGATAAAATTAGAAACTTCGCTTATGAGAGAGGATGGGATTATGGTAGAACTCCAATTGATACTCCAAGATTATTAGCTCCAATTGATGATGAACAACTACAGATAGATTTATATGAAAATATACAAGATTTCTTTGTTCCAAAAGAAATTCTAGATAGTGCAATTAATATAAAAATAGGAGCTTATGAATTTAAAAGTATAAGATTAGAAGATTACATTTTGCTCAAAGCTAACGCGTTTAGGGAGGAAGACGAAGATGAATTAAAAACACTAGTGTACTTACTTGGAGAAGGTAAGATTAGTATTGATAAAGAATATTTGAAAGAACATGTAAAAACATTTGAGGAAAATAGTAACAGTATAAAGGAACGTTTATCAATAATTGGAATAAAAATTTAG
- a CDS encoding thiamine pyrophosphate-binding protein, which yields MSQPKRKEETVGVEMKGEEALAYVLNDIGITKVFTTYSLPNIIKEMLKKYNIEVEFSMTVKDASWLAYAYAMENNSVGTIIQIPGSKLTDAVNVIAQAYMESVPLLIISSVRSHKDTGRARIGEFRTIDDLSNILSPIIKTKERVISIEEITVTIEKAYKEAVSNRPRPSYVEISEDLFRAKAYPLSTAGQKPEKRTPDKNTVAKVAELLTNAKSPVIIAGYGVVLSDAEDMLVELAELLDSPVVTTFKAKGSIPSNHKLFAGEGLGAFGTEAANYFIENADVILALGTRFTQLSTAGWSLKYKGILVHNNVDGEDIGKVFMPHVPVVADTGLFLRELLTQLKTKIKEKVNRGTSDIIYKTRREISPSKSHTDLWPIDVVKMMGTLGGFEKVYVDMSATTIDFVRLPINAKKSWYTAESLLERGIAVGGAIASKYAAYGITDLEGILPYLSLLEYKVNKIKGKIIVLNDGGTNYIDVSSSDLPTISRSQTTINANFDEIVKRALDGVTVETLTELEEALKSADKKIINIKIDPNFESVVVSRI from the coding sequence ATGAGTCAGCCAAAAAGAAAAGAGGAGACTGTAGGTGTAGAAATGAAAGGTGAGGAAGCACTTGCATACGTTCTCAATGACATTGGAATAACCAAAGTGTTTACAACTTACTCCCTACCGAATATCATTAAGGAAATGCTAAAGAAGTATAATATTGAAGTCGAATTTTCCATGACAGTAAAAGACGCAAGTTGGTTAGCATACGCTTATGCAATGGAAAATAATTCAGTTGGGACTATAATTCAAATACCTGGTTCTAAGTTAACTGATGCGGTAAATGTCATTGCCCAAGCGTATATGGAATCAGTTCCTCTCCTTATCATATCTAGTGTAAGATCACACAAAGACACGGGAAGGGCTAGAATTGGCGAATTTAGAACAATCGATGATTTATCAAATATTTTATCTCCAATAATCAAGACAAAAGAAAGAGTTATCAGTATAGAAGAAATAACTGTTACAATAGAGAAAGCCTATAAGGAAGCGGTAAGTAATAGACCGAGGCCTTCATATGTCGAGATATCTGAAGACTTATTTAGGGCAAAAGCGTATCCGTTATCCACTGCAGGCCAAAAGCCTGAGAAAAGGACTCCAGATAAGAATACTGTAGCTAAAGTAGCTGAACTTTTAACTAATGCTAAATCACCAGTTATAATTGCGGGATATGGAGTAGTTTTAAGCGATGCTGAAGACATGCTAGTTGAATTAGCTGAATTATTAGACTCACCGGTGGTTACTACATTTAAGGCAAAGGGATCAATACCATCTAATCACAAACTATTTGCTGGAGAGGGATTAGGCGCCTTTGGTACTGAGGCTGCAAATTATTTTATTGAAAATGCTGATGTAATATTAGCTTTAGGCACTAGGTTTACTCAGTTAAGCACGGCTGGCTGGTCCTTAAAGTACAAGGGTATATTAGTACATAATAATGTTGATGGCGAAGATATAGGCAAAGTTTTCATGCCTCATGTTCCAGTAGTAGCAGACACTGGACTATTCTTAAGGGAACTCTTAACGCAATTGAAAACTAAGATAAAAGAGAAAGTAAATAGAGGAACTAGTGATATTATTTATAAGACTAGACGTGAAATATCTCCGTCTAAATCCCATACTGATTTATGGCCTATTGACGTAGTGAAAATGATGGGCACACTAGGTGGTTTTGAGAAAGTATATGTGGATATGTCAGCTACTACAATAGATTTTGTTAGATTACCGATAAATGCTAAGAAAAGCTGGTATACAGCAGAATCTTTGCTCGAGAGAGGTATTGCAGTGGGAGGAGCTATAGCTTCTAAATATGCTGCATATGGAATTACTGATCTAGAGGGAATATTACCATATTTATCATTACTAGAATATAAAGTGAATAAGATTAAGGGGAAAATAATTGTGTTAAACGATGGTGGTACAAACTATATTGATGTTTCAAGCTCTGATCTACCGACTATTTCTAGATCACAAACTACTATCAACGCTAATTTTGATGAGATCGTAAAAAGAGCTCTAGATGGTGTAACTGTTGAGACGTTAACTGAGTTAGAGGAGGCTTTAAAATCTGCTGATAAGAAAATTATAAATATAAAGATAGATCCTAATTTCGAGTCAGTCGTAGTTTCAAGAATTTAA
- a CDS encoding ATP-binding cassette domain-containing protein, producing the protein MLVISPKYLNGKIEVEKGERVGLVGKNGSGKTTLILSALCIDQHTSNVIVDDMDFCKERDYSKISAVLQDVSSQILASTCKDEIELMKRFHRVDEKIARKLMGSYYEVEFKKLSDGYKKRYAIASVLASNPEYILLDEPFANLDDEGVKLVSTIIPKNSLIAEHRIEELRKLVDRVYMIKNNAEINEISKENLFDTEFLRKEGLRGFNLPKINSELGNEIFNVNVNNFTIKIREREILCLLGRNGSGKTTILRKLSRKIFVIFQEVDLQFFDFTVKEIVGSKYALSLFNLESLADRSPYTLSFGQKMRVLIASAFSSDSKVIGLDEPSVGMDGEALLSFYEMVKVLKEQKRGLILATHDKDIINLCDTRIVID; encoded by the coding sequence ATGCTTGTCATTAGTCCTAAATATTTAAACGGAAAGATAGAGGTAGAAAAAGGAGAAAGAGTAGGTTTAGTAGGTAAGAATGGAAGTGGAAAAACTACATTGATATTATCAGCATTATGCATAGATCAGCATACTTCTAACGTTATAGTTGACGATATGGATTTCTGTAAAGAGAGAGATTATTCGAAAATCTCAGCGGTTTTACAAGATGTTTCTTCTCAAATATTAGCTTCGACGTGCAAAGATGAAATCGAGTTAATGAAAAGATTTCATAGGGTAGATGAAAAAATAGCTAGAAAGTTGATGGGCAGTTACTATGAAGTTGAGTTCAAAAAATTGTCTGACGGATATAAAAAGAGGTATGCTATTGCTTCGGTTTTAGCTTCAAATCCCGAGTATATCTTGCTGGACGAACCATTTGCAAATTTGGATGATGAAGGAGTAAAATTGGTTAGTACGATTATTCCTAAAAATAGTTTGATTGCTGAACATCGTATTGAGGAATTGCGTAAATTAGTAGATAGGGTCTATATGATTAAGAATAATGCAGAAATAAATGAGATATCCAAAGAAAACCTTTTTGATACGGAATTCTTAAGGAAAGAAGGATTAAGAGGATTTAATTTACCTAAGATTAACAGTGAATTGGGTAATGAAATATTTAATGTAAATGTTAACAATTTTACGATAAAAATAAGAGAAAGGGAAATTCTGTGTTTATTAGGCAGAAACGGAAGTGGTAAAACCACTATTCTCAGAAAACTATCAAGGAAGATCTTCGTAATTTTTCAAGAAGTGGATTTGCAATTCTTTGATTTTACAGTAAAGGAGATTGTAGGGAGTAAATACGCTTTATCTTTATTTAATTTAGAAAGTTTGGCAGATAGAAGCCCATATACTCTAAGTTTCGGTCAAAAAATGAGGGTTCTGATAGCATCAGCTTTTTCTTCAGACTCTAAAGTAATAGGCTTAGATGAACCTAGTGTAGGAATGGATGGAGAGGCATTACTTTCGTTTTATGAAATGGTAAAGGTTCTTAAGGAGCAAAAACGAGGTTTGATTCTCGCTACGCATGATAAAGATATAATAAATCTATGCGACACACGTATAGTCATAGATTAA
- a CDS encoding NAD-dependent epimerase/dehydratase family protein, with product MYIVTGGAGYIGGHLVDYLVSKNLEVVIIDDLSYGRYRNEKAKFIMFDLRQSNLVELIEKLERNPIIYHLAANPDVRTSMINVEEHFERDVKVTLNVMELARKVDAEKVIFASSSTVYGETNKIPTPESEELKPISNYGLFKLLCENIVKYYAEQYGIRSISTRLANITGGRVSHGVVVDFVKKLRDNPNLLEILGNGKQRKSYLYIDDLIEAFIMLEKKVNKIYDVFNIGNIDWITVDEIAEIVINEMGLHPRIIYKDLTAEGRGWPGDVRVMLLDISKISKEIGWSPKMGSREVIRQAVRDLLYRYKLVY from the coding sequence ATGTATATAGTTACAGGCGGTGCTGGATATATCGGTGGTCATCTGGTCGATTATTTAGTTTCAAAAAATTTAGAAGTAGTAATTATTGATGATTTATCCTATGGTAGGTACCGAAATGAGAAAGCCAAATTTATAATGTTTGATTTACGTCAAAGCAATCTAGTAGAGCTAATAGAGAAGCTAGAAAGAAATCCGATAATTTACCACTTAGCTGCAAATCCAGATGTAAGAACATCAATGATAAATGTCGAAGAACATTTCGAAAGGGACGTTAAAGTTACGTTAAATGTAATGGAGTTAGCTAGAAAAGTAGATGCAGAAAAAGTAATATTTGCTTCTTCATCTACCGTGTACGGGGAGACAAATAAAATCCCCACCCCAGAATCAGAAGAACTTAAGCCAATTTCTAATTATGGATTATTTAAACTATTATGTGAGAACATAGTAAAGTATTACGCAGAACAGTATGGTATAAGAAGCATAAGCACAAGACTGGCAAATATAACTGGAGGTAGAGTAAGTCATGGAGTAGTAGTTGATTTTGTAAAAAAACTCAGAGATAATCCAAACTTACTAGAAATCTTAGGAAATGGAAAACAAAGAAAAAGTTATCTGTATATTGATGATTTAATAGAGGCATTCATTATGTTAGAGAAAAAAGTTAACAAAATTTATGATGTTTTTAATATAGGTAATATAGACTGGATCACTGTAGATGAGATTGCTGAGATTGTTATAAATGAAATGGGATTGCATCCCAGAATAATTTATAAAGATCTAACAGCTGAAGGGAGAGGATGGCCGGGGGATGTGAGAGTAATGCTATTAGATATTTCAAAAATCTCAAAGGAAATAGGTTGGTCACCTAAAATGGGTTCTAGAGAAGTGATTAGACAAGCCGTAAGAGACTTGTTATATAGATACAAATTAGTTTATTAG
- a CDS encoding signal recognition particle subunit SRP19/SEC65 family protein, producing the protein MSLRDLKEENRIVIWPSYFFSPTRSKGRRLAKIPYKIKTEELVSTLRELGLDPIIIENKKYPRDRKINFLIAVKKIKSKNYTLKIIYKALLKTSQANSNREN; encoded by the coding sequence ATGAGTCTCAGGGATCTTAAAGAAGAAAATAGAATAGTTATTTGGCCTTCGTATTTTTTCTCGCCAACTAGATCTAAGGGGAGACGGCTGGCTAAAATACCATATAAAATAAAAACTGAAGAACTAGTCTCGACGCTAAGAGAACTTGGTCTGGATCCAATAATTATAGAAAATAAAAAGTATCCTAGAGATAGAAAGATTAATTTTTTAATAGCAGTGAAAAAAATTAAGAGCAAAAATTATACGTTAAAAATAATATATAAAGCACTTCTAAAGACAAGTCAAGCTAACTCTAATAGGGAGAATTAA
- a CDS encoding 30S ribosomal protein S8e codes for MGFYQGPDNRKITGGLKGKHRDKRKYEIGSPPTLTTLSTEDIRIKDRTLGGNFKVRLKYSTTANVLDPTTNTAKKVKILEVLETPANKELARRGIIIRGAKIRTEAGLAVVTSRPGQDGVINAVLLKNESQGS; via the coding sequence ATGGGATTTTATCAAGGTCCAGATAATAGGAAAATTACTGGTGGTTTAAAAGGAAAGCACAGAGATAAGAGAAAATATGAAATTGGAAGTCCTCCTACGCTTACAACACTGTCTACAGAAGACATAAGAATAAAAGATAGAACGCTAGGTGGGAACTTTAAAGTTAGATTAAAGTACAGTACTACTGCTAATGTATTAGACCCAACTACAAATACCGCGAAAAAAGTTAAGATACTTGAAGTCTTAGAAACACCAGCTAACAAAGAACTAGCTAGGAGAGGAATAATAATAAGAGGAGCTAAAATTAGGACAGAGGCAGGATTAGCTGTAGTTACGTCGAGACCAGGTCAAGATGGAGTAATTAATGCGGTGCTCTTAAAGAATGAGTCTCAGGGATCTTAA
- the uppS gene encoding polyprenyl diphosphate synthase: MAKELTRSFLFKPIYKLYEIVLWNQIRNGPLPDHVGIIPDGNRRWARSNNLSLNDAYFYGYKKLKEVLIWLLELGIKNITVFALSTENCEKRKQSELSIVTTYIKRGLQELLEDPIVYRYEVRVNAIGKLDKLPKDLIDYINKVVEKTSIYNKRKLTLAICYGGRQEILDAVVRLLDDYRDGKINKNEINEETFRKYFYDSELHDIDLVIRTSGEVRISNFLLWHVAYSELFFCEAYWPEFRKIDLWRAIRSFQKRKRNFGA; the protein is encoded by the coding sequence ATGGCAAAAGAGCTAACTAGAAGCTTTCTCTTTAAGCCTATTTACAAACTGTATGAGATCGTATTGTGGAATCAAATCCGTAATGGTCCATTACCAGATCATGTGGGTATTATACCAGATGGAAATAGAAGATGGGCTAGAAGTAATAATCTTTCTCTTAATGATGCTTATTTCTATGGTTATAAAAAATTAAAAGAGGTCTTAATATGGTTATTAGAACTCGGTATAAAAAATATAACAGTTTTTGCGCTATCCACGGAAAATTGTGAGAAGAGAAAACAGAGCGAGCTATCAATAGTAACAACATATATTAAAAGAGGTCTACAAGAATTATTAGAAGATCCCATCGTATATAGATACGAGGTTAGAGTAAATGCGATTGGAAAACTAGATAAATTACCTAAGGATCTTATTGATTATATAAATAAAGTAGTAGAAAAAACCTCCATCTATAATAAAAGAAAACTTACATTAGCTATTTGCTATGGGGGGAGACAAGAAATATTAGATGCCGTAGTTAGGCTTTTAGATGATTATAGAGATGGAAAAATTAATAAAAATGAGATAAATGAGGAAACATTCAGAAAATACTTCTATGATAGTGAATTGCATGATATCGATCTAGTAATCAGAACTTCGGGTGAAGTAAGAATTAGTAACTTTTTACTTTGGCATGTGGCATACTCTGAATTATTCTTCTGTGAGGCGTACTGGCCAGAATTCAGAAAAATAGATCTATGGAGAGCAATAAGGTCATTTCAAAAAAGAAAACGTAATTTTGGAGCCTAA
- a CDS encoding N-acetyl-lysine deacetylase, giving the protein MLQERELAKQKAKELLLDLLSIYTPSKSEANATKFFEKISKELNLKLEILPDSNSFILGEGEILLASHVDTVPGYIEPKIENEIIYGRGAVDAKGPLISMIIAAWLLNEKGIKVRVGGLADEESTSIGAKELTLKNYNFKHIIVGEPSNGTDIVVEYRGSIQLDIMCEDTPEHSSSAKNNLIVEISKKIIEVYKQPENYDKPSIVPTIIRAGESYNVTPAKLYLHFDVRYAINNKREDLISEIINKFPECSVKIVDETPPVKVSINNPVVKSLTRALLKQNIKPRLVRKAGTSDMNILQKITTSIATYGPGNSILEHTNQEKISLDEIYIGVKTYMLAIEELWQKS; this is encoded by the coding sequence ATGCTGCAAGAAAGGGAATTAGCGAAACAGAAAGCAAAAGAGTTGCTTCTTGATCTTTTATCAATATATACGCCATCAAAGAGTGAAGCAAATGCTACAAAATTCTTTGAGAAAATTTCTAAGGAGTTAAATCTTAAACTTGAGATTTTACCAGACTCAAACTCGTTTATACTAGGAGAAGGAGAAATACTGTTAGCATCTCACGTAGATACCGTTCCGGGATATATTGAACCAAAAATAGAAAACGAAATAATCTATGGAAGAGGCGCAGTGGATGCGAAAGGTCCATTAATAAGTATGATAATAGCTGCATGGTTACTTAATGAGAAAGGAATAAAAGTTAGAGTAGGAGGATTAGCAGATGAGGAAAGTACTAGCATAGGAGCTAAAGAACTTACATTGAAAAATTATAATTTTAAACATATAATTGTGGGAGAACCGTCAAATGGCACAGATATAGTTGTAGAATACAGAGGATCAATACAACTAGATATAATGTGCGAAGACACTCCAGAACACTCTTCATCAGCTAAGAACAATCTGATCGTAGAAATTTCTAAAAAGATAATTGAAGTTTATAAACAACCTGAAAATTATGATAAGCCATCAATAGTACCAACAATAATTCGAGCAGGAGAGTCCTATAATGTGACACCTGCTAAATTATATCTACATTTCGACGTGAGATATGCAATAAATAATAAGAGAGAGGATTTAATTAGCGAGATTATCAATAAATTCCCAGAATGTAGTGTCAAAATAGTCGACGAAACACCACCTGTGAAAGTTAGCATAAATAATCCAGTAGTAAAGTCCTTAACTAGAGCACTATTGAAACAAAATATAAAGCCGAGGTTAGTTAGAAAAGCGGGAACAAGTGATATGAACATATTACAGAAGATAACAACGAGTATTGCAACTTACGGCCCTGGGAATTCTATTCTAGAACATACTAATCAAGAAAAAATTAGCTTGGATGAAATATATATAGGAGTAAAAACGTATATGTTGGCAATAGAAGAGTTATGGCAAAAGAGCTAA
- the lysJ gene encoding [LysW]-aminoadipate semialdehyde/glutamate semialdehyde transaminase, with protein sequence MIKLLKFYQDRGIKIVRGEGQYVWDEKNNKYLDLHAGHGVAFLGHGNKLVINYLKKQMEEISTLSLAFDTPIREEMIKELDELKPENLDNLFLLNSGSEAVELSLKIARKITKRKKIVAFKNSFHGRSMGALSVTWNKKYREPFEPLIGPVEFLEYNNIDSLKSITEDTAAVIIEPVQGEGGVIPAKKEFMKTLREITEKVNAILIMDEVQTGFGRTGKIWAHQHFDIKPDIVTAGKAIGGGFPVSAVFLPDWIGEKLEEGDHGSTYGGNPLAAAAVTAACKVAKSEKIAEQAQKKGELFMKILKEKLEDFKIVREIRGLGLMIGIDLKVNPSMAIKILQDEKVLSLKAGLTTIRFLPPYLITQSDMEWASDAARKGISETESKRVAS encoded by the coding sequence ATGATAAAGCTATTAAAATTCTATCAAGATAGAGGCATTAAGATTGTTAGAGGAGAAGGTCAATATGTATGGGATGAAAAGAATAATAAATATTTAGATTTACACGCTGGACATGGAGTAGCGTTTCTTGGTCATGGCAATAAACTTGTTATCAATTATTTAAAAAAACAGATGGAGGAAATCTCTACTCTCTCTTTAGCTTTTGATACACCAATACGAGAAGAGATGATAAAAGAATTAGACGAACTAAAGCCAGAAAACTTAGATAATTTATTCTTGCTAAATAGTGGATCCGAAGCTGTAGAACTATCGTTAAAAATAGCAAGAAAAATTACGAAAAGAAAAAAAATTGTTGCATTCAAAAATTCGTTCCATGGAAGAAGTATGGGTGCCCTATCAGTAACTTGGAATAAAAAATATAGAGAACCTTTCGAGCCACTGATTGGCCCAGTAGAATTCTTGGAATATAATAATATAGATTCCCTAAAGAGTATTACCGAAGATACAGCAGCAGTAATAATAGAACCAGTACAAGGTGAAGGAGGCGTAATACCAGCTAAAAAAGAGTTTATGAAGACGTTAAGAGAGATTACGGAAAAGGTTAACGCTATATTAATAATGGATGAGGTACAAACAGGATTTGGTAGAACAGGGAAAATATGGGCACATCAACACTTTGATATAAAACCGGATATAGTAACAGCTGGTAAAGCAATCGGTGGAGGTTTTCCAGTAAGCGCAGTATTTCTACCAGATTGGATAGGTGAGAAATTAGAGGAAGGTGATCATGGTTCGACCTATGGGGGAAATCCATTAGCTGCTGCAGCAGTCACTGCTGCTTGCAAGGTTGCTAAATCTGAGAAAATTGCAGAACAAGCTCAAAAGAAAGGAGAACTATTTATGAAAATTCTAAAAGAGAAATTAGAAGATTTCAAAATAGTCAGAGAAATAAGAGGGCTTGGCTTAATGATAGGAATAGACTTAAAGGTTAATCCATCGATGGCTATAAAAATTTTACAAGACGAAAAGGTACTATCATTAAAAGCAGGGCTTACAACAATAAGATTCTTACCCCCATATCTAATAACACAATCAGATATGGAGTGGGCTTCAGATGCTGCAAGAAAGGGAATTAGCGAAACAGAAAGCAAAAGAGTTGCTTCTTGA
- the lysX gene encoding lysine biosynthesis protein LysX: MKIGILYDMPRWEEKNLIEEGKKLGYQIITIYSKDFVLFSNELNIDKDADIFIQRNVSHNRALITSFLVEQLGYPVINDHMTLSRCENKIFTTYILAKHNIPTPKTFIAFDKTNAMEYSKKLGYPVVIKPVEGSWGRMVAKADNPDVLYSYLEYQEFSSQKYKDIYYIQEFVNKPNRDIRIFVIGDEAPVGIYRVNENNWRTNTALGAKAYPLEIDEELKELALKVKEIIGGFFLGIDIFEDKDRGYLVDEVNGVPEYKNTVRVNNFNISKFLLEKAVKWVKK; the protein is encoded by the coding sequence GTGAAAATAGGAATTCTATATGATATGCCTAGATGGGAGGAAAAAAACTTAATTGAGGAAGGGAAAAAATTAGGTTATCAAATTATTACTATATATAGCAAAGATTTTGTTCTTTTTTCGAATGAGCTTAATATAGATAAAGATGCGGATATTTTTATCCAAAGAAACGTATCACATAACAGAGCCCTTATTACATCATTTCTAGTAGAGCAGCTTGGCTATCCCGTAATAAACGATCATATGACTCTAAGTAGATGTGAAAACAAAATTTTTACGACCTATATTTTAGCCAAACATAATATACCAACTCCTAAAACTTTCATAGCGTTCGATAAAACTAATGCAATGGAATATTCTAAAAAACTAGGATATCCAGTAGTTATAAAGCCAGTTGAAGGAAGTTGGGGGAGAATGGTAGCTAAAGCTGATAATCCAGACGTATTATATAGTTATCTAGAGTATCAAGAATTTAGTTCTCAAAAATACAAGGACATATATTACATACAAGAATTTGTTAACAAGCCAAATAGAGATATAAGAATATTCGTAATAGGAGACGAAGCTCCTGTTGGAATTTATAGAGTTAATGAAAATAATTGGAGAACTAATACTGCATTAGGTGCAAAAGCGTATCCTCTTGAAATAGATGAAGAGCTTAAAGAACTCGCATTGAAAGTAAAGGAGATAATAGGGGGTTTCTTTTTAGGAATAGATATATTTGAGGATAAGGATCGTGGATATCTCGTAGATGAAGTTAATGGAGTACCAGAATATAAAAATACTGTAAGAGTAAATAATTTTAATATATCAAAATTCCTTCTAGAAAAAGCAGTAAAGTGGGTGAAAAAATGA
- the lysW/argW gene encoding alpha-aminoadipate/glutamate carrier protein LysW — protein sequence MVNLKCPICGGEITVEDDALPGELVEHECGAQLEVVKQNGKLSLRLAEQIGEDWGE from the coding sequence ATGGTAAATCTAAAATGCCCTATTTGTGGTGGAGAAATAACCGTAGAAGATGATGCATTACCAGGAGAGCTTGTAGAGCATGAATGCGGAGCCCAACTAGAAGTTGTAAAGCAGAACGGAAAATTATCACTTAGATTAGCAGAGCAGATAGGTGAGGATTGGGGAGAGTGA
- the lysM gene encoding HTH-type transcriptional regulator LysM, producing the protein MGNANVDENDLKILEILKKNARTPYTLIAKDLKVSEAAIRKRIEKLIRQGIIKRFTIEYELENEIRAIVMVQSTPQIPTPEISKKIAKIPGVEVVYETTGDYDILVIVRGTNITSINRTIDEIRSIQGVVGTNSTIILRTWF; encoded by the coding sequence ATGGGTAATGCAAATGTTGATGAAAATGATCTAAAAATATTGGAGATTTTGAAAAAGAACGCAAGAACACCATACACATTGATAGCTAAAGATCTTAAAGTAAGTGAAGCCGCGATACGAAAGAGAATAGAGAAATTAATACGGCAAGGTATAATTAAGAGATTTACTATAGAATATGAGCTAGAAAATGAGATTAGAGCAATAGTTATGGTTCAATCTACACCACAAATACCAACGCCAGAAATCTCTAAAAAAATAGCAAAAATTCCAGGAGTTGAAGTAGTATATGAAACTACTGGAGATTATGATATTCTAGTAATAGTAAGGGGAACAAACATAACATCAATTAATAGGACAATAGATGAGATTAGAAGTATTCAAGGTGTTGTAGGAACAAATAGTACTATTATCCTTAGAACCTGGTTCTAA